The sequence GAGGGTGTGAGCAAAGAGGGCGAGATCATCGACTATGGCGTAAAACTTGACATCATAGATAAATCAGGTGCGTGGTTTAGCTACAAGGCCGAAAAACTGGGTCAAGGCAGAGAAAACGCCAAAGCCTACCTAAAAGAGCACCCAGAAATTTCTGATGAGATAGTAGCGGCGATCAAAGGCTCAATGGGGATCGATCACCTAATAAGCAGCGGCGCAAAAGACGAAGACGACGACACAAACGAAGCAGGAGATGAATAATGGTATTTATTGAAGATGTAGAAGCTCACGAGGTTTTAGACAGCAGAGGCAACCCAACAGTTCGTGCGACAGTTAGACTAAGCGACGGAACTGAGGCAAGCGCGATTGTGCCAAGTGGCGCGAGCACAGGCAAGCGTGAAGCGCTCGAGCTTCGTGACAAAGACGAGAGATACGCTGGCAAGGGCGTTTTAAAAGCTGTTTCAAACGTAAATGAAAAGATCGCAGAGGCAGTTATAGGCCTTGATGCTTACAACCAAAAAGCAGTCGATGCTGAGATGCTTGAGCTTGATGGCACGCACAACTACTCAAATTTAGGCGCAAACGCAGTCCTTGGCGTATCTATGGCAGTAGCTCGCGCAGCTGCAAAGAGCCTAAATATCCCGCTTTATCGCTATCTTGGCGGTGCAAACGCCAGCATCTTGCCGGTGCCGATGTTTAACATCATAAATGGCGGTGCACACGCAAATAACAGCGTTGATTTTCAAGAATTCATGATAATGCCATTTGGTTTTAGCACATTTAGCGAGGCGCTAAGAGCTGCAACTGAAATTTATCACAAGCTAAAATCTATCCTAAACGCAGCTGGACACAGCACGGCTGTCGGCGATGAGGGTGGCTTTGCTCCAAATTTAAAAGATAACGAAGAGCCGCTAAAGCTCATCTCACAAGCTGTAAAAGAGGCTGGATATGAGCTAGGCAGCCAGATAAAACTAGCACTTGACGTCGCTTCAAGCGAGCTTTATAAAGACGGCAAATACGAGCTTGAGGGCAAGAAATTTAGCAGCGACGAGCTTATTAGCTACTATGAAAAACTTTGCGAAAAATATCCGATATTTTCTATCGAAGATGGCCTTAGCGAGGACGACTGGAGTGGCTGGGCTGGACTTACAAAAAGGCTTGGAAACAAAGTTCAGCTAGTAGGTGACGATCTTTTTGTCACAAATGAGAAAATTTTACGCGAAGGTATCGAGAAAAAGATCGCAAACGCTATCTTAATCAAGCCAAATCAAATAGGCTCAGTCACTCAAACCATGCAAACTGTCCGCCTTGCTCAAAGAAACGGATATCGCTGCATAATGAGCCACAGAAGCGGCGAGAGCGAAGATGCGTTCATCGCTGACTTTGCAGTTGCACTAAATACTGGCGAGATAAAGACAGGTGCCACTTCAAGAAGCGAGCGTAACGCGAAATACAACCGCTTGCTTGAGATCGAGCTTGAGGCTGGAGAGTTTTTGGGGGATAATATTTGAGCGAAATTTTAGACGAATATGGCAACACCGATGGCATATTTCATAAAATTTTAAAATACATTAGACCGACATTACGCTACGTCATAGCCACCATTTGTGTGGCTATGTTTGCTTTTTATGTAGGCAATATGATGTTTGGCAAACGCTCACTTGATGTTATGTTAAGCCTTCAGAGCAAAAAAGAGAGGCTTAGCGAAGACGTGGAAATTTTAAAAAAAATGAACGCGCGTCTGCAAAAAGATTATTTTGAATTACAAGGCCTTGAGCCAGACTTTAATAAAAAGTAGGAATGATGAAAAAATTTTGGTTAGTTTTATCTATATTTGCAGCAAGCGTCTTTGCTAGAGAGAACCCATTTATGCCTATTAGCGAGCTAAATACAAGCGTTATGACAACAAATATCATAGAAAAATTTGATAGATTTGATTCTCTTTCGTTTAAATTTCCAAGCGATGCGGCACTTTTACTAGATGTCACCATAAGATATAGGGCGAATGACGGTACTATAAAGGAAAAAAGACTAGCCGATATAAATAAAACTATCGATTACAGCGATGAATTTGCTTTAAATAAGGTAAAAAATCCAGAACCGGTCGTGGCAAAAAAGCTAGATGTTTCGGTCACAATGGCAAATATGCCTAGCCAAAGAGTAAGCACTCCTGTGATAATAGAAAAAAATGAAACTAAAATTTCAAATAAAGATAGAAATAAAACTTCAGATATGCCAACTCCAAATGTTGTAGTGATCGATCTTAGCACAGACAAAACAAAAGAAACTACCATAAAGCCTGAACAAAAGGTGGTCGAGATAAAGATCGAGCCTAGCACAAAACCAGTTGATAGTGTAAAAAATGGAAAAGATGTTAAATTTCTAGGTTTTATAAGCTTTCTAGCCAATGACAAAGATCTAAAAATCGCTACAAAAGCTAAAAATTTAAGGCATTTTGCTTATGAGAAAAATAAGATCGTTCTTGACTTTGCAAGGCCGCCAAGAAGCTTTAAAACTAAGAGCTTAAAACTTGAAAATGAACATTTTAAAAATGTGATCATAGGTTGGCACGATAGATATTTCAGAGTAGTTTTAGAGCTTGATAAAATGCATAAATATAAGCTCGAAGCCGCTGAAAATGGATATTTGCTTAAGCTTTTATAGTTGAATTTTAAAAAGAGTAGTTTTTATAAAATTTCAAATATAATACTTTTCAAAATAAAAATTTAAGGTTATTGGTTTGAAATATCCGCTTGATTGTAAAGATAATTTTGAAAACTCATTTATATTTTGGCTTACTCGCTACGTCAAATTTAAACTTAGCTCACTTTCGAATAAAGAGCTTAGGGATCCAAAGGCGCTTGCAAGTGTGAATTACGCTCTAAGCCGCGAGATAAAAAATATAGACCAGCTTGATGGCTTGGTAAAAAGTGCAAGAAATGCAGGGCTTACTGGCATAAATACCTACTTTAATCCACTTAAAAAAATATATGAAACGATAAAATTTTACGAGCTTAGCAGCCTAAAGCAGATCGATGAAGAGTTGCTAAGTGAAATATTAGCTAGCACGACTGGCGGGCTAAGCGATGCTAGCAAGAAAAATTACCGCATCTCAGTGATAAATTTCTTTGCGTTTTTAGACAAACAAAACGAAGAGGATGGCAAGGCCCATGTTTTTGATATAAATTTAAAAAACTGGGGCGGAGTGAGCGGTAACAAAGGGCAAAAGTTACCTGAGTTTATGGGTGAAGATGAGGTCAAAAAATTTCTTGATGCGATCGAAGAAAGTGACTTTAAGCAAAACTCAAATCGCAATAAGCTCATAATAAAAACGATAATTTTTACTGGCATTCGTGTGAGCGAGGCTCTAAATTTAAAGCGAAAGGACATCACTGAAGATGGCGATCTTTTTATCATTAGGATCCGAGGCAAAGGTAACAAATACCGCATCGTTATGATAAAACGCCACCTAATAGAAGCTCATCTAAATGCGATCGCAATAAATTATATCAATAAAGAAGGCTATCTTTTTATAAATAAAAAAGGCACGAGACTTACGCAAGCTTATGTTAGCCGTATAGTTGAGCAAATTTTATTTAAAGCTGGCATCAGAAAAGAGAAAAATGGTGCTCACATGCTGCGTCACACCTTTGCAACGATGCTTTACAAAAAGCAAAAAGACCTAGTCTTAGTGCAAGAAGCCTTAGGCCATGCAAGCTTAAATACCTCAAGAATTTACACCCACTTTGATAGCGACAAGCTAAAACTTGCTGCAAAGGTGGCTGAGGATCTAGCAAACTAGCAATACTAAATTTAACTCATGCAAAATTTAAAACATTATTTAACTATGAAACCCTATAAATATATGAGGAAATTTTAGCTTGCAAGCAGCCTAAAAGCTTGCTCTGTATCTAAATTTACAATCCACCAGTCAAAAGCTCTTACAAAAAGTGAAATTTGGCAAGCAAATTTTATTCTGCTCGCCAAATTTATATCGGCCTAGCCGATCTTTCTTATCTTTGCAGGAAGTGCTTGTCTAGCGCAAGTGCCAACCAACCAGTCATTTAAACTAAATTCGCCATTTCTTTTTGGGTCAAGAAGTCCAAGCTTATTATGATTGACCCCTTTTTCTAAATTTGCGATCCCAAAAGCTGGCTTTCCATCGACGATGTGCGTTCTTATACCAAACTCATCATGGCCAAATCCATGCTCTATGCTGATGACCCCTCTAGCAACACCGTCTGTCACAAATGCCTCACCAACTTGCGCACCATAAG comes from Campylobacter concisus and encodes:
- a CDS encoding AMIN domain-containing protein, whose amino-acid sequence is MKKFWLVLSIFAASVFARENPFMPISELNTSVMTTNIIEKFDRFDSLSFKFPSDAALLLDVTIRYRANDGTIKEKRLADINKTIDYSDEFALNKVKNPEPVVAKKLDVSVTMANMPSQRVSTPVIIEKNETKISNKDRNKTSDMPTPNVVVIDLSTDKTKETTIKPEQKVVEIKIEPSTKPVDSVKNGKDVKFLGFISFLANDKDLKIATKAKNLRHFAYEKNKIVLDFARPPRSFKTKSLKLENEHFKNVIIGWHDRYFRVVLELDKMHKYKLEAAENGYLLKLL
- a CDS encoding tyrosine-type recombinase/integrase yields the protein MKYPLDCKDNFENSFIFWLTRYVKFKLSSLSNKELRDPKALASVNYALSREIKNIDQLDGLVKSARNAGLTGINTYFNPLKKIYETIKFYELSSLKQIDEELLSEILASTTGGLSDASKKNYRISVINFFAFLDKQNEEDGKAHVFDINLKNWGGVSGNKGQKLPEFMGEDEVKKFLDAIEESDFKQNSNRNKLIIKTIIFTGIRVSEALNLKRKDITEDGDLFIIRIRGKGNKYRIVMIKRHLIEAHLNAIAINYINKEGYLFINKKGTRLTQAYVSRIVEQILFKAGIRKEKNGAHMLRHTFATMLYKKQKDLVLVQEALGHASLNTSRIYTHFDSDKLKLAAKVAEDLAN
- the eno gene encoding phosphopyruvate hydratase, which encodes MVFIEDVEAHEVLDSRGNPTVRATVRLSDGTEASAIVPSGASTGKREALELRDKDERYAGKGVLKAVSNVNEKIAEAVIGLDAYNQKAVDAEMLELDGTHNYSNLGANAVLGVSMAVARAAAKSLNIPLYRYLGGANASILPVPMFNIINGGAHANNSVDFQEFMIMPFGFSTFSEALRAATEIYHKLKSILNAAGHSTAVGDEGGFAPNLKDNEEPLKLISQAVKEAGYELGSQIKLALDVASSELYKDGKYELEGKKFSSDELISYYEKLCEKYPIFSIEDGLSEDDWSGWAGLTKRLGNKVQLVGDDLFVTNEKILREGIEKKIANAILIKPNQIGSVTQTMQTVRLAQRNGYRCIMSHRSGESEDAFIADFAVALNTGEIKTGATSRSERNAKYNRLLEIELEAGEFLGDNI